In the Drosophila gunungcola strain Sukarami unplaced genomic scaffold, Dgunungcola_SK_2 000001F, whole genome shotgun sequence genome, one interval contains:
- the LOC128262980 gene encoding geranylgeranyl transferase type-1 subunit beta isoform X1 codes for MSHHIDMEDHADPEPVLLSKHAKNLLRFLNLLPARMASHDNTRSTIVFFAVCGLDVLNSLHLVPPQMRQDIIDWIYGGLVVPRDDEKNCGGFMGCRAMVPKSEDAEILECMRKYQWGHLAMTYTSLAVLVTLGDDLSRLDRKSIVNGVAAVQKAEGSFSACIDGSEDDMRFVYCAATICYMLDYWGDVNKEAMFQFIIRSLRYDYGFSQELEGEAHGGTTFCALAALHLSGQLHRLDAATKERMKRWLIFRQVDGFQGRPNKPVDTCYSFWIGASLCILDSFELTDYAKNREYILSTQDKLVGGFAKWPQATPDPFHTYLGLCGLAFTGEPGLSPVNPSLNMSMAAYVHLQHLHEQWRSGDGRGDADLGLSSGLEQQLKLAKSGEAKSTTSTTSSSPLIPAQ; via the exons ATGTCCCACCACATAGATATGGAAGACCACGCCGATCCAGAGCCTGTGCTGCTCTCCAAGCACGCCAAGAACCTGCTGCGCTTCCTCAATCTGCTGCCGGCTCGCATGGCCTCGCATGATAACACCAG GAGCACCATTGTGTTCTTCGCCGTCTGTGGCCTGGATGTGCTCAACTCCCTGCATCTGGTGCCGCCTCAAATGAGACAGGACATCATCGACTGGATCTACGGCGGATTGGTGGTGCCACGCGACGATGAGAAAAACTGCGGTGGCTTCATG GGCTGCCGCGCCATGGTGCCGAAAAGCGAGGACGCCGAGATCTTGGAATGCATGCGGAAGTATCAGTGGGGTCACCTGGCTATGACATACACCAGCCTGGCAGTGCTGGTCACCCTGGGCGACGATCTGTCCCGCCTGGACCGCAAGAGCATTGTCAACGGAGTGGCGGCAGTTCAGAAGGCGGAGGGCAGCTTCAGCGCCTGCATTGATGGCAGCGAGGATGATATGCGTTTCGTGTACTGCGCCGCCACCATCTGTTACATGCTGGACTACTGGGGCGATGTGAACAAGGAGGCGATGTTTCAGTTCATCATTCGGAGCCTGCGGTACGATTACGGTTTTAGCCAGGAACTGGAGGGCGAGGCCCATGGCGGCACCACGTTCTGTGCCTTGGCAGCACTGCATCTAAGTGGTCAGTTGCATCGCCTGGATGCAGCCACGAAGGAGCGAATGAAGCGCTGGCTTATCTTCCGACAGGTGGATGGATTCCAGGGACGCCCAAATAAGCCGGTCGATACCTGTTACTCCTTCTGGATTGGTGCTTCACTCTGTATTCTGGACAGCTTCGAGCTAACGGACTACGCCAAGAATCGGGAATACATCCTGAGCACACAGGACAAGTTAGTTGGTGGTTTCGCCAAGTGGCCGCAGGCCACACCAGATCCCTTTCACACATACCTTGGCCTCTGCGGCCTGGCCTTCACCGGAGAACCCGGTCTGAGTCCCGTGAATCCCAGTTTGAACATGTCCATGGCCGCCTACGTCCACCTGCAGCACCTGCACGAGCAGTGGCGATCTGGAGATGGTCGGGGCGACGCAGACCTCGGTCTGAGCTCCGGGCTCGAGCAACAATTAAAGCTGGCGAAGAGCGGCGAAGCGAAATCCACCACATCGACTACCTCTAGTTCGCCGTTGATTCCGGCACAATGA
- the LOC128262980 gene encoding geranylgeranyl transferase type-1 subunit beta isoform X2, with product MEDHADPEPVLLSKHAKNLLRFLNLLPARMASHDNTRSTIVFFAVCGLDVLNSLHLVPPQMRQDIIDWIYGGLVVPRDDEKNCGGFMGCRAMVPKSEDAEILECMRKYQWGHLAMTYTSLAVLVTLGDDLSRLDRKSIVNGVAAVQKAEGSFSACIDGSEDDMRFVYCAATICYMLDYWGDVNKEAMFQFIIRSLRYDYGFSQELEGEAHGGTTFCALAALHLSGQLHRLDAATKERMKRWLIFRQVDGFQGRPNKPVDTCYSFWIGASLCILDSFELTDYAKNREYILSTQDKLVGGFAKWPQATPDPFHTYLGLCGLAFTGEPGLSPVNPSLNMSMAAYVHLQHLHEQWRSGDGRGDADLGLSSGLEQQLKLAKSGEAKSTTSTTSSSPLIPAQ from the exons ATGGAAGACCACGCCGATCCAGAGCCTGTGCTGCTCTCCAAGCACGCCAAGAACCTGCTGCGCTTCCTCAATCTGCTGCCGGCTCGCATGGCCTCGCATGATAACACCAG GAGCACCATTGTGTTCTTCGCCGTCTGTGGCCTGGATGTGCTCAACTCCCTGCATCTGGTGCCGCCTCAAATGAGACAGGACATCATCGACTGGATCTACGGCGGATTGGTGGTGCCACGCGACGATGAGAAAAACTGCGGTGGCTTCATG GGCTGCCGCGCCATGGTGCCGAAAAGCGAGGACGCCGAGATCTTGGAATGCATGCGGAAGTATCAGTGGGGTCACCTGGCTATGACATACACCAGCCTGGCAGTGCTGGTCACCCTGGGCGACGATCTGTCCCGCCTGGACCGCAAGAGCATTGTCAACGGAGTGGCGGCAGTTCAGAAGGCGGAGGGCAGCTTCAGCGCCTGCATTGATGGCAGCGAGGATGATATGCGTTTCGTGTACTGCGCCGCCACCATCTGTTACATGCTGGACTACTGGGGCGATGTGAACAAGGAGGCGATGTTTCAGTTCATCATTCGGAGCCTGCGGTACGATTACGGTTTTAGCCAGGAACTGGAGGGCGAGGCCCATGGCGGCACCACGTTCTGTGCCTTGGCAGCACTGCATCTAAGTGGTCAGTTGCATCGCCTGGATGCAGCCACGAAGGAGCGAATGAAGCGCTGGCTTATCTTCCGACAGGTGGATGGATTCCAGGGACGCCCAAATAAGCCGGTCGATACCTGTTACTCCTTCTGGATTGGTGCTTCACTCTGTATTCTGGACAGCTTCGAGCTAACGGACTACGCCAAGAATCGGGAATACATCCTGAGCACACAGGACAAGTTAGTTGGTGGTTTCGCCAAGTGGCCGCAGGCCACACCAGATCCCTTTCACACATACCTTGGCCTCTGCGGCCTGGCCTTCACCGGAGAACCCGGTCTGAGTCCCGTGAATCCCAGTTTGAACATGTCCATGGCCGCCTACGTCCACCTGCAGCACCTGCACGAGCAGTGGCGATCTGGAGATGGTCGGGGCGACGCAGACCTCGGTCTGAGCTCCGGGCTCGAGCAACAATTAAAGCTGGCGAAGAGCGGCGAAGCGAAATCCACCACATCGACTACCTCTAGTTCGCCGTTGATTCCGGCACAATGA
- the LOC128262984 gene encoding F-box/LRR-repeat protein 15 isoform X2 produces MCTLHPEEEAHLVAMASGGSQTRTPSPRPLVSLSNPAPRSLFDVCWDDVLIPQVAVYLSLKDLFNLRCCSRTALRFVEAALEKRQELHLSGNNSSNIDVGFRVLARCCRRLEVLHLACCRWLTDELLLPLLANNKKRLWAVNLNECINITALSLQPIIVECKDLRVLKLSKCQWLTTGAVDALTLHQSKLVEFDISYCGAIGERCLIIFFRKLNKLTVLSLANTPSVTDQVLIQIGNYCRELEHINLIGCAAISDYGVHSLTQSCPLLQSLMVQRCPLVTERVLAPLRGRVHIDRPGMGYMPTMQHHRLFLQV; encoded by the exons ATGTGCACACTGCATCCCGAGGAGGAGGCCCATCTGGTGGCGATGGCCAGCGGCGGCTCCCAAACGAGGACACCCAGCCCAAGGCCACTCGTTTCCTTGTCCAATCCCGCACCACGGTCGCTGTTCGACGTCTGCTGGGATGATGTGCTTATCCCTCAGGTGGCCGTCTATCTGTCGCTCAAGGATCTCTTCAACCTGCGCTGCTGCTCGCGTACCGCGCTCCGCTTTGTGGAGGCTGCCCTGGAGAAGCGGCAGGAACTGCATCTCTCCGGGAACAACTCAAGCAATATCGATGTGGGCTTCCGAGTGCTGGCCCGCTGTTGCCGCCGGCTGGAGGTGCTCCACTTGGCCTGCTGCCGCTGGCTGACGGATGAGCTGCTCCTCCCCCTGCTGGCCAACAACAAGAAACGCCTGTGGGCCGTCAACCTGAACGAGTGCATCAACATCACGGCCCTCTCGCTCCAGCCCATCATCGTGGAGTGCAAGGATCTGCGCGTGCTTAAGCTGTCCAAGTGCCAGTGGCTGACCACTGGGGCCGTGGATGCTCTCACCCTGCACCAGAGCAAGCTGGTGGAGTTCGACATTTCGTATTGCGGAGCCATCGGAGAACGCTGCCTGATCATCTTCTTCCGGAAACTCAACAAACTTACCGTCCTTTCGCTGGCGAATACGCCTAGTGTGACCGACCAGGTGCTCATCCAGATCGGGAACTATTGCCGCGAGCTGGAGCACATCAACCTGATCGGCTGTGCGGCCATCTCCGACTATGGAGTGCA CTCCCTCACCCAGAGCTGTCCACTGCTCCAGTCGCTGATGGTGCAGCGCTGTCCACTGGTCACGGAGCGCGTGCTGGCCCCACTCCGCGGACGAGTCCACATCGATCGACCCGGCATGGGCTACATGCCGACCATGCAACACCATCGCCTGTTCCTGCAGGTTTGA
- the LOC128262984 gene encoding F-box/LRR-repeat protein 15 isoform X1: MCTLHPEEEAHLVAMASGGSQTRTPSPRPLVSLSNPAPRSLFDVCWDDVLIPQVAVYLSLKDLFNLRCCSRTALRFVEAALEKRQELHLSGNNSSNIDVGFRVLARCCRRLEVLHLACCRWLTDELLLPLLANNKKRLWAVNLNECINITALSLQPIIVECKDLRVLKLSKCQWLTTGAVDALTLHQSKLVEFDISYCGAIGERCLIIFFRKLNKLTVLSLANTPSVTDQVLIQIGNYCRELEHINLIGCAAISDYGVHALTVHCPRLQTLLIRRCPRVTELSLAPLRQRCLFIDRPQQDVGHNAYNLNDFYPSDFLVY; the protein is encoded by the exons ATGTGCACACTGCATCCCGAGGAGGAGGCCCATCTGGTGGCGATGGCCAGCGGCGGCTCCCAAACGAGGACACCCAGCCCAAGGCCACTCGTTTCCTTGTCCAATCCCGCACCACGGTCGCTGTTCGACGTCTGCTGGGATGATGTGCTTATCCCTCAGGTGGCCGTCTATCTGTCGCTCAAGGATCTCTTCAACCTGCGCTGCTGCTCGCGTACCGCGCTCCGCTTTGTGGAGGCTGCCCTGGAGAAGCGGCAGGAACTGCATCTCTCCGGGAACAACTCAAGCAATATCGATGTGGGCTTCCGAGTGCTGGCCCGCTGTTGCCGCCGGCTGGAGGTGCTCCACTTGGCCTGCTGCCGCTGGCTGACGGATGAGCTGCTCCTCCCCCTGCTGGCCAACAACAAGAAACGCCTGTGGGCCGTCAACCTGAACGAGTGCATCAACATCACGGCCCTCTCGCTCCAGCCCATCATCGTGGAGTGCAAGGATCTGCGCGTGCTTAAGCTGTCCAAGTGCCAGTGGCTGACCACTGGGGCCGTGGATGCTCTCACCCTGCACCAGAGCAAGCTGGTGGAGTTCGACATTTCGTATTGCGGAGCCATCGGAGAACGCTGCCTGATCATCTTCTTCCGGAAACTCAACAAACTTACCGTCCTTTCGCTGGCGAATACGCCTAGTGTGACCGACCAGGTGCTCATCCAGATCGGGAACTATTGCCGCGAGCTGGAGCACATCAACCTGATCGGCTGTGCGGCCATCTCCGACTATGGAGTGCA CGCTCTGACAGTGCACTGTCCGCGTCTCCAGACCCTGCTCATCCGCCGTTGTCCGCGGGTCACGGAACTCTCCTTGGCGCCGCTTCGCCAGCGGTGCCTCTTCATCGATAGACCACAGCAAGACGTGGGACACAACGCCTACAACCTGAACGACTTCTATCCCAGCGATTTTCTTGTTTACTAG
- the LOC128262987 gene encoding serine protease 1-like, giving the protein MPSSCTQAIVINMKLFLTVLAVAVACASASALPQKVQPVPLKDAVVGPGGAASIEGRITNGYGASEGKVPYIVGLGFSSGGGGWWCGGSIIGHNWVVTAAHCTHGADSVTIYYGALWRLQPQYTHTVGSGSFRQHSHYNTNNLNNDISLINTPHVDFWHLVNKVELPNGNERYNNFACWWALASGWGKPCDNCGVSDYLNCVDSQIIDRSECAGVYGTDVITDHVICTSTPGGRSTCSGDSGGPLVLHDGNKLVGVTSFVAASGCTSGLPDGFTRVTSYLDWIRDHTGISY; this is encoded by the coding sequence ATGCCATCCAGTTGTACTCAAGCAATTGTAATCAACATGAAGCTGTTCCTCACTGTCCTGGCCGTGGCCGTTGCCTGTGCCTCCGCCTCCGCTCTGCCCCAGAAGGTGCAGCCGGTGCCCCTGAAGGACGCCGTCGTGGGTCCCGGAGGAGCTGCCTCGATCGAGGGTCGCATCACCAATGGCTACGGCGCCTCCGAGGGCAAGGTGCCCTACATCGTGGGCCTGGGCttcagcagcggcggcggtggctGGTGGTGCGGTGGCTCGATCATCGGCCACAACTGGGTGGTGACGGCCGCCCACTGCACCCACGGCGCCGACTCCGTGACCATCTACTACGGAGCCCTGTGGCGTCTGCAGCCCCAGTACACCCACACCGTGGGCAGCGGCAGCTTCCGCCAGCACTCGCACTACAACACCAACAACCTGAACAACGACATCTCGCTGATCAACACCCCGCACGTGGACTTCTGGCACCTGGTCAACAAGGTGGAGCTGCCCAACGGCAACGAGCGCTACAACAACTTCGCCTGCTGGTGGGCCCTGGCCTCCGGATGGGGCAAGCCCTGCGACAACTGCGGCGTGTCCGACTACCTCAACTGCGTGGACTCCCAGATCATCGACCGCAGCGAGTGCGCCGGCGTCTACGGCACCGATGTGATCACCGACCACGTCATCTGCACCTCCACCCCCGGCGGCAGGTCCACCTGCTCCGGCGACTCCGGCGGTCCCCTGGTCCTCCACGACGGCAACAAGCTGGTCGGCGTCACCTCCTTCGTGGCCGCCAGCGGATGCACCTCGGGCCTGCCCGACGGCTTCACCCGCGTCACCAGCTACCTGGACTGGATCCGCGACCACACCGGCATCTCCTACTAA
- the LOC128262993 gene encoding serine protease 1 yields MKVFLAILALALAVASAAAFEEKVFVKDLPKATKMEGRITNGYAAPEGKAPYTVGLGFSGGWWCGGSIIAHDWVLTAEHCIGDAGSVTVYFGATWRTNAQFTHTVGNGNFIKHSNADIALIRIPHVDFWHMVNKVELPSYNDRYNNYNEYWAVACGWGGTYDGSPLPDWLQCVDLQIVHNEECGWTYGNVGDNIICTRNVDGKSICGGDSGGPLVTHDGSKLVGVSNFVSASGCQWGAPAGFQRVTYHLDWIRDHTGISY; encoded by the coding sequence ATGAAGGTGTTCCTAGCTATTCTAGCCCTTGCCCTTGCCGTGGCCTCGGCCGCCGCCTTCGAGGAGAAGGTGTTCGTGAAGGACCTGCCCAAGGCCACCAAGATGGAGGGCCGCATCACCAACGGATACGCCGCCCCCGAGGGCAAGGCCCCCTACACGGTGGGTCTCGGCTTCAGCGGAGGCTGGTGGTGCGGTGGCTCCATCATCGCCCACGACTGGGTCCTGACCGCCGAGCACTGCATCGGAGACGCCGGCTCCGTGACCGTCTACTTCGGGGCCACCTGGCGCACCAACGCCCAGTTCACCCACACCGTCGGAAACGGCAACTTCATCAAGCACTCCAACGCCGACATCGCCCTGATCCGCATCCCGCACGTGGACTTCTGGCACATGGTCAACAAGGTGGAGCTGCCCAGCTACAACGACCGCTACAACAACTACAACGAGTACTGGGCCGTGGCCTGCGGATGGGGCGGCACCTACGACGGCAGCCCGCTGCCCGACTGGCTGCAGTGCGTCGACCTCCAGATCGTCCACAACGAAGAGTGCGGCTGGACCTACGGCAACGTGGGCGACAACATCATCTGCACCCGCAACGTCGACGGCAAGTCCATCTGCGGAGGAGACTCCGGCGGTCCCCTGGTCACACACGACGGCAGCAAGCTGGTGGGAGTCAGCAACTTCGTCTCCGCGAGCGGCTGCCAGTGGGGTGCTCCGGCTGGATTCCAGCGCGTCACCTACCACCTGGACTGGATCCGCGACCACACCGGCATTTCCTACTAA
- the LOC128262994 gene encoding serine protease 1-like, with protein sequence MKVFLAILALALAVASAAAFEEKVFVKDLPKATKMEGRITNGYAAPEGKAPYTVGLGFSGGWWCGGSIIAHDWVLTAEHCIGDAGSVTVYFGATWRTNAQFTHTVGNGNFIKHSNADIALIRIPHVDFWHMVNKVELPSYNDRYNNYNEYWAVACGWGGTYDGSPLPDWLQCVDLQIVHNEECGWTYGNVGDNIICTRNVDGKSICGGDSGGPLVTHDGSKLVGVSNFVSASGCQWGAPAGFQRVTYHLDWIRDHTGI encoded by the coding sequence ATGAAGGTGTTCCTAGCTATTCTAGCCCTTGCCCTTGCCGTGGCCTCGGCCGCCGCCTTCGAGGAGAAGGTGTTCGTGAAGGACCTGCCCAAGGCCACCAAGATGGAGGGCCGCATCACCAACGGATACGCCGCCCCCGAGGGCAAGGCCCCCTACACGGTGGGTCTCGGCTTCAGCGGAGGCTGGTGGTGCGGTGGCTCCATCATCGCCCACGACTGGGTCCTGACCGCCGAGCACTGCATCGGAGACGCCGGCTCCGTGACCGTCTACTTCGGGGCCACCTGGCGCACCAACGCCCAGTTCACCCACACCGTCGGAAACGGCAACTTCATCAAGCACTCCAACGCCGACATCGCCCTGATCCGCATCCCGCACGTGGACTTCTGGCACATGGTCAACAAGGTGGAGCTGCCCAGCTACAACGACCGCTACAACAACTACAACGAGTACTGGGCCGTGGCCTGCGGATGGGGCGGCACCTACGACGGCAGCCCGCTGCCCGACTGGCTGCAGTGCGTCGACCTCCAGATCGTCCACAACGAAGAGTGCGGCTGGACCTACGGCAACGTGGGCGACAACATCATCTGCACCCGCAACGTCGACGGCAAGTCCATCTGCGGAGGAGACTCCGGCGGTCCCCTGGTCACACACGACGGCAGCAAGCTGGTGGGAGTCAGCAACTTCGTCTCCGCGAGCGGCTGCCAGTGGGGTGCTCCGGCTGGATTCCAGCGCGTCACCTACCACCTGGACTGGATCCGCGACCACACCGGCATTTGA
- the LOC128262986 gene encoding serine protease 1-like, translated as MKLFLTVLAVAVACASASALPQKVQPVPLKDAVVGPGGAASIEGRITNGYGASEGKVPYIVGLGFSSGGGGWWCGGSIIGHNWVVTAAHCTHGADSVTIYYGALWRLQPQYTHTVGSGSFRQHSHYNTNNLNNDISLINTPHVDFWHLVNKVELPNGNERYNNFAGWWALASGWGKPCDNCGVSDYLNCVDSQIIDRSECAGVYGTDVITDHVICTSTPGGRSTCSGDSGGPLVLHDGNKLVGVTSFVAASGCTSGLPDGFTRVTSYLDWIRDHTGISY; from the coding sequence ATGAAGCTGTTCCTCACTGTCCTGGCCGTGGCCGTTGCCTGTGCCTCCGCCTCCGCTCTGCCCCAGAAGGTGCAGCCGGTGCCCCTGAAGGACGCCGTCGTGGGTCCCGGAGGAGCTGCCTCGATCGAGGGTCGCATCACCAATGGCTACGGCGCCTCCGAGGGCAAGGTGCCCTACATCGTGGGCCTGGGCttcagcagcggcggcggtggctGGTGGTGCGGTGGCTCGATCATCGGCCACAACTGGGTGGTGACGGCCGCCCACTGCACCCACGGCGCCGACTCCGTGACCATCTACTACGGAGCCCTGTGGCGTCTGCAGCCCCAGTACACCCACACCGTGGGCAGCGGCAGCTTCCGCCAGCACTCGCACTACAACACCAACAACCTGAACAACGACATCTCGCTGATCAACACCCCGCACGTGGACTTCTGGCACCTGGTCAACAAGGTGGAGCTGCCCAACGGCAACGAGCGCTACAACAACTTCGCCGGCTGGTGGGCCCTGGCCTCCGGATGGGGCAAGCCCTGCGACAACTGCGGCGTGTCCGACTACCTCAACTGCGTGGACTCCCAGATCATCGACCGCAGCGAGTGCGCCGGCGTCTACGGCACCGATGTGATCACCGACCACGTCATCTGCACCTCCACCCCCGGCGGCAGGTCCACCTGCTCCGGCGACTCCGGCGGTCCCCTGGTCCTCCACGACGGCAACAAGCTGGTCGGCGTCACCTCCTTCGTGGCCGCCAGCGGATGCACCTCGGGCCTGCCCGACGGCTTCACCCGCGTCACCAGCTACCTGGACTGGATCCGCGACCACACCGGCATCTCCTACTAA
- the LOC128262988 gene encoding LOW QUALITY PROTEIN: serine protease 1 (The sequence of the model RefSeq protein was modified relative to this genomic sequence to represent the inferred CDS: inserted 2 bases in 1 codon), with protein sequence MKVFVVLALALAAVSAETVQQVHPKDLPKDITLNGRIVNGYPATEGKAPYTVGLGFSGNGGWWCGGSIIAHDWVLTAAHCTNGAGQVTIYYGATWRTNAQFTHTVGSGNFIQNRNWPNQNGNDIALIRTPHVDFWHMVNKVELPSYNNRYNMYANSWAVACGWGLTTAGSQPDWMQCVDLQIISNSECSRTYGTQPDGILCVSTSGGKSTCSGDSGGPLVLHDGGRLVGVTSWVSGAGCTAGLPPXIHSRTNQLDWIRDNSGVAYY encoded by the exons ATGAAAGTGTTCGTAGTattggctctggctctggccgCCGTTTCCGCTGAGACTGTCCAGCAGGTCCACCCCAAGGACCTGCCCAAGGACATCACGCTCAATGGTCGCATTGTGAACGGATATCCGGCCACGGAGGGCAAGGCGCCCTACACGGTCGGTCTGGGATTCAGCGGTAACGGCGGCTGGTGGTGCGGTGGCTCCATCATCGCCCACGACTGGGTGCTCACGGCCGCCCACTGCACCAACGGCGCCGGCCAGGTGACCATCTACTACGGAGCCACGTGGCGCACCAATGCCCAGTTCACCCACACCGTGGGCAGCGGCAACTTCATCCAGAACCGCAACTGGCCCAACCAGAACGGCAACGACATCGCCCTGATCCGCACCCCGCACGTGGACTTCTGGCACATGGTCAACAAGGTGGAGCTGCCCAGCTACAACAACCGCTACAACATGTACGCCAACTCGTGGGCCGTCGCCTGCGGCTGGGGACTGACCACAGCCGGATCCCAGCCCGACTGGATGCAGTGCGTCGACCTGCAGATCATCAGCAACTCGGAGTGCTCTCGCACCTACGGCACCCAGCCCGACGGCATCCTCTGTGTGTCCACCTCGGGCGGCAAGTCCACCTGCTCCGGCGACTCCGGTGGCCCCCTGGTGCTCCACGACGGCGGCCGCCTGGTGGGAGTCACCTCTTGGGTATCCGGTGCCGGATGTACCGCCGGCCTGCCTCC GATTCACTCGCGTACCAATCAGCTGGATTGGATCCGCGACAACTCCGGCGTCGCTTATTACTAA